Proteins from a genomic interval of Panthera tigris isolate Pti1 chromosome A2, P.tigris_Pti1_mat1.1, whole genome shotgun sequence:
- the GPNMB gene encoding transmembrane glycoprotein NMB isoform X1, with amino-acid sequence MECFSCFLGLLLLLAARLPLDAAKRFHDVLSNERTSGYMREYNQLNGWSSDENEWNEKLYPVWKRGDSRWKNSWKGGHVQAILTSDSPALVGSTITFVVNLVFPRCQMEDVSGNIVYEKNCRNDTGPSSDQYVYNWTEEVDSGNGNSPGHHNVFPDGKPFPHHPGWKRWNFVYVFHTLGQYFQKLGRGSARVSVNTANVPLGPQLMEVTVYRRHRRAYVPIAKVKDVYVVTDHIPVFVTMYQKNDRNLSDETFLRDLPIMFTVLIHDPSHFLNESAIYYKWNFGDNTGLFVSNNPTLNHTYVLNGTFNLNLTVQAAVPGPCPSPSPKPPKPTSFLPSANDNPLELRESPDEMCQIYRYGYFKATITIVEGILEVNIVRMTDVLMPVPQPDNSLMDFVVTCQGTIPTEVCTIVSDPTCQLAHSTVCDPVDVDVAGMCLLTVRRAFTGSGTYCVNLTLGDDTSLALTSTLVSVPARDPASPLRMANGALVSVGCLAIFVTAITLLVYKKRKGYKLIENSTGIVVKGNGLSVSLNRAKAMFRPGNQEKDPLLSHQPGIL; translated from the exons GATTTCATGATGTGCTGAGCAATGAAAGAACTTCTGGTTATATGAGGGAGTACAACCAACTCAATGGTTGGTCTTCAGATGAAAATGAGTGGAATGAAAAACTGTATCCAGTGTGGAAAAGGGGAGACTCGAGGTGGAAAAACTCCTGGAAAG GTGGCCACGTGCAGGCGATTCTGACCAGTGATTCACCAGCACTTGTGGGCTCTACTATAACGTTTGTGGTAAACCTGGTATTCCCCAGATGCCAAATGGAAGATGTCAGTGGCAACATAGTTTATGAGAAGAACTGCAGAAATG ATACTGGTCCATCTTCTGACCAGTATGTTTACAACTGGACGGAGGAGGTTGACTCGGGAAATGGCAACAGCCCAGGCCATCATAACGTGTTCCCCGACGGAAAACCTTTCCCTCACCACCCCGGATGGAAGAGATGGAATTTTGTCTACGTCTTTCACACACTTG GTCAGTATTTCCAGAAATTAGGACGGGGTTCAGCAAGAGTTTCTGTAAACACAGCCAATGTGCCACTTGGCCCTCAACTTATGGAAGTAACTGTTTATAGAAGACACCGACGGGCATATGTTCCTATTGCAAAAGTGAAAGATGTGTACGTGGTAACAG ATCACATTCCTGTGTTTGTGACTATGTACCAGAAGAATGATCGAAATTTATCTGATGAAACCTTCCTCAGGGACCTCCCCATTATGTTCACTGTCCTGATTCATGACCCCAGTCACTTCCTCAATGAGTCGGCCATTTACTACAAGTGGAACTTCGGGGATAATACTGGTCTGTTTGTTTCCAACAATCCAACTTTGAATCATACATATGTACTCAATGGAACCTTTAACCTTAACCTCACTGTGCAAGCTGCAGTGCCTGGACCCTGTCCTTCACCTTCACCCAAACCTCCAAAACCCACCTCTTTTCTAC CATCAGCTAATGACAACCCTCTGGAGCTGAGGGAGAGTCCAGATGAAATGTGCCAGATTTACAGATACGGTTACTTTAAAGCCACCATCACAATTGTAG AGGGAATTCTAGAGGTTAACATCGTCCGGATGACAGATGTTCTGATGCCCGTGCCACAGCCTGACAACTCCCTGATGGATTTTGTCGTGACCTGCCAAGGAAC AATCCCCACAGAGGTCTGTACCATAGTTTCTGACCCGACCTGCCAGCTCGCCCACAGCACAGTGTGCGACCCTGTGGATGTGGACGTGGCTGGTATGTGCTTGCTGACCGTGAGAAGAGCCTTCACTGGGTCTGGGACATACTGTGTGAACCTCACCCTGGGTGATGATACCAGTTTGGCCCTTACGAGCACCCTCGTCTCTGTCCCTGCAAGAG ACCCAGCTTCCCCTTTAAGAATGGCAAATGGTGCCCTGGTCTCCGTTGGCTGCTTGGCCATATTCGTCACTGCGATCACCCTTTTGGTGTACAA AAAACGCAAGGGATACAAACTGATAGAAAACAGTACTGGGATCGTAGTCAAAGGCAATGGCCTCAGTGTTTCCCTCAACCGTGCAAAGGCCATGTTCCGCCCTGGAAACCAGGAAAAAGATCCACTGCTCAGTCACCAACCGGGAATTCTTTAA
- the GPNMB gene encoding transmembrane glycoprotein NMB isoform X2 — protein sequence MECFSCFLGLLLLLAARLPLDAAKRFHDVLSNERTSGYMREYNQLNGWSSDENEWNEKLYPVWKRGDSRWKNSWKGGHVQAILTSDSPALVGSTITFVVNLVFPRCQMEDVSGNIVYEKNCRNDTGPSSDQYVYNWTEEVDSGNGNSPGHHNVFPDGKPFPHHPGWKRWNFVYVFHTLGQYFQKLGRGSARVSVNTANVPLGPQLMEVTVYRRHRRAYVPIAKVKDVYVVTDHIPVFVTMYQKNDRNLSDETFLRDLPIMFTVLIHDPSHFLNESAIYYKWNFGDNTGLFVSNNPTLNHTYVLNGTFNLNLTVQAAVPGPCPSPSPKPPKPTSFLPSANDNPLELRESPDEMCQIYRYGYFKATITIVEGILEVNIVRMTDVLMPVPQPDNSLMDFVVTCQGTIPTEVCTIVSDPTCQLAHSTVCDPVDVDVAGMCLLTVRRAFTGSGTYCVNLTLGDDTSLALTSTLVSVPARASITA from the exons GATTTCATGATGTGCTGAGCAATGAAAGAACTTCTGGTTATATGAGGGAGTACAACCAACTCAATGGTTGGTCTTCAGATGAAAATGAGTGGAATGAAAAACTGTATCCAGTGTGGAAAAGGGGAGACTCGAGGTGGAAAAACTCCTGGAAAG GTGGCCACGTGCAGGCGATTCTGACCAGTGATTCACCAGCACTTGTGGGCTCTACTATAACGTTTGTGGTAAACCTGGTATTCCCCAGATGCCAAATGGAAGATGTCAGTGGCAACATAGTTTATGAGAAGAACTGCAGAAATG ATACTGGTCCATCTTCTGACCAGTATGTTTACAACTGGACGGAGGAGGTTGACTCGGGAAATGGCAACAGCCCAGGCCATCATAACGTGTTCCCCGACGGAAAACCTTTCCCTCACCACCCCGGATGGAAGAGATGGAATTTTGTCTACGTCTTTCACACACTTG GTCAGTATTTCCAGAAATTAGGACGGGGTTCAGCAAGAGTTTCTGTAAACACAGCCAATGTGCCACTTGGCCCTCAACTTATGGAAGTAACTGTTTATAGAAGACACCGACGGGCATATGTTCCTATTGCAAAAGTGAAAGATGTGTACGTGGTAACAG ATCACATTCCTGTGTTTGTGACTATGTACCAGAAGAATGATCGAAATTTATCTGATGAAACCTTCCTCAGGGACCTCCCCATTATGTTCACTGTCCTGATTCATGACCCCAGTCACTTCCTCAATGAGTCGGCCATTTACTACAAGTGGAACTTCGGGGATAATACTGGTCTGTTTGTTTCCAACAATCCAACTTTGAATCATACATATGTACTCAATGGAACCTTTAACCTTAACCTCACTGTGCAAGCTGCAGTGCCTGGACCCTGTCCTTCACCTTCACCCAAACCTCCAAAACCCACCTCTTTTCTAC CATCAGCTAATGACAACCCTCTGGAGCTGAGGGAGAGTCCAGATGAAATGTGCCAGATTTACAGATACGGTTACTTTAAAGCCACCATCACAATTGTAG AGGGAATTCTAGAGGTTAACATCGTCCGGATGACAGATGTTCTGATGCCCGTGCCACAGCCTGACAACTCCCTGATGGATTTTGTCGTGACCTGCCAAGGAAC AATCCCCACAGAGGTCTGTACCATAGTTTCTGACCCGACCTGCCAGCTCGCCCACAGCACAGTGTGCGACCCTGTGGATGTGGACGTGGCTGGTATGTGCTTGCTGACCGTGAGAAGAGCCTTCACTGGGTCTGGGACATACTGTGTGAACCTCACCCTGGGTGATGATACCAGTTTGGCCCTTACGAGCACCCTCGTCTCTGTCCCTGCAAGAG CAAGCATTACAGCGTGA